Part of the Lampris incognitus isolate fLamInc1 chromosome 1, fLamInc1.hap2, whole genome shotgun sequence genome is shown below.
tcaaagagcatgtcaaagtgtcaTCGAGCAAGCCACTGGACTcctaactgctcctggtgagcaggttggtgccttgcattgcagcctccgccatcagtgtatgaatgtgtgtgtgtgaaagggtgaatgtgaggtatacattgtgaagcactttgagtggtcggtagactagaaaagcattaTTTCTATAATAAATGCTGACCATTTATGTTTATTTTACCGCAAACTATTATTTATCAGGTTGATGTGAAAAAATGTTCACCTATACTGTTTTACTGCAAGTAAAATTACTTAATTTTCTAGCAACTGATTTCATTTATTTGTGTATAACAGTGCTGATATACAATAACACAAAGGGCCATTGGTATGCTTATAAGAAATGCTTTTTAATAGGCTTTGTTTTACATGAAGAAAAGGGATCCATGCTTTTTTCAATACATTACCCTTTTGTcctgtctgtctacatgttcAGCTAGAACAGGAAAAATCAGATTCATGCACAAACACCGAGCCCTCTATGCCATATTTTACGGCCTCCCAGTTGAGAATATTTCCTGGAGTCGAGATAATGCCGTTCATATAAGAACTGATTTGACATGCAGGTAACACAGAGTCCCAGACGTGGACATCTGTAATGTCTCCCTCAAAGGACTGCTTAGAATCAAATGCACCACCAAAACTGTCTTGTTCTTGGCCTAGAATTATACTTAGATCCCCAGTTAGAACAGAAGCGGTAAGACGTTTCTGGACAGTGCGCTTTCCATTCAACCACACCTGGCTCAGCCCTGTGTTTGTGCTCCAGGTCCAGCAGATTGAATTCCATTCAAACTGCTTTTCTGGTAAACCCGAGATAACATAATAAGCTGATCCTAAATACATACTATATGAACCAGCTGATTCCCTGCCCAAGAGAACAGCGTTTGAATTTTGCCGAGTTGCCAGAGAAAAAAGGGACTGGTAGCGAGGGAGATCTGAAAAAAACCTCTGGCACAAAGTCATGGCTGAAATCGTCTGCACACTGGTGTGAAGAACAACACGAGGGGCATCTGGACCGTCTGGGAAGGTGACTTGCTTGCTTGACAGACCTATAAAAACATATATAACATAAACAAGTGCAGGTTTTAAATCCATTCATTGTTGAAAGTTATCAGGccttgtataatttagttaaatTATATCTGATTTAATTCTTGACAACATTTTGAACAAATGTTGCTTCCTGTCACATCAACACATTGTCAGAATAATACAGTAATTGCCACTGGTGTGTTGGGGTTTTAGCCTGAATTTGAATCAGAAACATTCAAACAGTTTGATTATTTTTATACACATTACATTCTTATCTTTAATTTCCTACAttttatgtttatatatatatatatacgtatatatatatgtatcgtttctttctgaaaccgtcaatggttttGAGTGCTCAacgaatgaggagcagaatatcaacacggatataggaaaagattttaatacactgcaatgtattaaaatcttttttcctgtatccgtgtttatatatatatatatatatatatacacacacacacacacacacacacactgtgtgtgtgtaaaatcctCAGCTGTCAGTGTATATAAAGGTTAAAAATGAACGAGGCACCAAGTTAAATTCCTGGACACAAAAATTTGGTTGGCCgtaaaactgattctgattcttttgAGAAAAAGCATATTGAAATGATTCAGCAGTAACATTTTCTCTTTGTATATCATTCACATCTCAAAGTTACACCAACACATATTACTAGAATAATATCAACCAAGTCTGGAACAAATCCGCACCAATTCAAATCAAATTAGATAGGAGGAAATTGGCTGCACACATCATATACTATAGGGGAGAGGAACCGATGTCTCACCTTCACTCACTGCATGACTGCAAAGACAAAGAATGAAGAACAAAAGCAGCTGATGTCCCTTCACCATGATGCTGAAATGTGGCAAAAGAGCTGAGAAACTGATTGATAACATCTGATCAACCAAAGGCTGACTTGAGAAGAACAAAAATGCGTTTTATAGTGGGGATGATGTTGACTTTCTGTGTGGATGTTTGTCTTGGAAAGAAGTCATAATATATAGGTCACAATTGACTTATTCTGACTACAAGTTATAACCTGTTTCGTAGTGTTATTTTGTATCTTTagtctataaaaaaacaaaagtcTTGTTGGAATTCAAGAGAATTGTGGCTATTTCCATAAAAAATATCAGTTTAGACTCCCCTCTGCACATAGAATTTGCTCGATTTAAAACAGCAAAAATGAATGGCTCTTAAATACTTTTAAACTGTTTAAACTGCAACAATCTTTGTGAGAAACAGCAGTTTGTGAAGATGATGGTTGTAAGATTCAGTTAAATGCAGAAACCAAATGTCATTATGACCTCcggtgacaaaataaagtgactttcttctaaaaaaaaccccaaaacaagcatGCATTAGATTAGGGAAATGCATCAAAGAAAATGTTGGTTTGTCCCTTACCTGAGAGAATCAGTAGTTTTTTAATTAGATTGAACAAAGAATATTTATGGCAACCttacacatgcccaagccatctaaatcttgtctctcttgctttgtctccaaactatccaacttgagcagtccctctaatataatcattcctaatcctgtccttctttgtcactcccagtgaaaatctcagcatcttcaactctgccacctccagctctgcctcctgtcttttcatcagtgccactgtctccaaaccatacaacatagctggtctcacaaccatcttgtaaaccttccctttaactcttgctggtacccttctgtcgcaaatcactcctgacactcttctccacccattccaccctgcctgcactctcttcttcacctctctactgcactccccgttactttggacagttgaccccaagtatttaaactcatacgccttcgtcacctccactccttgtatcctgaccattccactgtgctccctctcattcacgcatatgtattccatcttgctcctactgactttcattcctcttctctccagtgcatacctccacttctccaggctctcctcaacctgcaccctactcttgcagatcacaatgtcatccacgaacatcatcgtccatggagactcctgcctgatcttgtccatcaacctgtccatcaccattgcaaacaagaaagggctcagagccgatccttgatgtaatcccacctccaccttgaacccatctgtcattccaaccgcacatctcaccattgtcacacttccctcatacatatcctgcaacactcctacatacttctctgcaactcccaacttcctcatacaataccacacctcctctctcgacatcctgtgctttctctaaatctacaaagacacaatgtaactccttctggccttctatatacttctcaatcaacattctcaaagcaaacattgcatctgtggtgctctttcgtggcatgaaaccatactgctgctcactaatcgtcacctctcctcttaacctaacttctattactctttcccatatcttcatgctgtggctgatcaactttatatctctgtagttgctacagttctgtacatcgcccttgttcttgaaaatcggtaccagtatgtttcttctccactcctcaagcatcctctcactttccaggatcgtgttaaacaatctaacTTTACCAGGGTTTATTATGCCAGAAATAACCTCATTCAGCAGAGAATATTTTCAGTGCATGAAATCTGAAGGGCACAGGGTGATCAataatttgttttttgttcttaaGCACAGTAGTTTAGTAAGTGATTACTCAGTTATGACCACTCTTTCAACTTGAGTCTCCAGGTAGGGTATAACATTTGAGATTTAATTGAGTCAAGATACATTTCAAATTTAAGGGCACTGAATTAGCTTAGAGTGTACAAATGTGGGAATGTATACTGTCAAGTTCAGAAAGACAAAATTAGGCCAACATAAATGTGGTTCTTTTACTCAACCAAAACAATTTTTTTGCTGATACTTACAATTACATTTGGTCATTTGGCaggtgcttttatccaaagctacTTACAAGGGAGTCAGTAATTAGCAAAAGGAAACAGGTGTAGGCAACTGGCAACTGTTCCCTGGTACTGGCAGCAGCCAGCACCAGGTAACAGGTAAATATACCTGCATCCAGACATCATTTAAAGGGCAAAGGTAGGCCTTAAAGACAAAAAGTTTTTAGGCTATTCTTGAAGGAAGGACGTGAGTCCGTAGTTCTGATGGAAACCGGGAGGtcattccaccattttggggCTAGGTGACAAAAAGTTCGGGATCTAGAGCTTGCCACTTTAGTAAATTGGACAGATAAGTACCCTACTGGAGGTAGAGCAAAGTGATCAAGGAGGAGGATATATGCTGATACAGGATTACAGGTAACTCGGAGCAGTTCCATGAACTCCCCAGAACACAATGTTTTGAACTTTATACAAGCAgcaactggaagccagtgtaaagacacGAAGAGAGGCATGACATGGACATTCTGGGAGGCTAAAAACCAAGCATGCAGCATCATTCTGGATTTTTTAGAGTGGTTGGATTGCACAGCAAGGAAGACCAGCCAGAAGTGCATTGCAGAGAACTGGAGCCTGGACCAAGAGCTACTGTAATGACAAGTATGGTGTGAATGTATGTACCATATAGTGGTTCAGAAATCTCAGGAATAGGTtaattggctttcttctcatacTGACTACAGACCAATATTGTATTAAAATTCACAACctttatagtgtagtgtagtgtagtgtagtgtagtgtagtgtagtgtagtgtagtgctcTAACACAATGATATTATAGAAAAGCATTGTTCTCAACAAAAGCTCTGTCATGAATATGG
Proteins encoded:
- the LOC130113417 gene encoding mucosal pentraxin-like isoform X2 → MVKGHQLLLFFILCLCSHAVSEGLSSKQVTFPDGPDAPRVVLHTSVQTISAMTLCQRFFSDLPRYQSLFSLATRQNSNAVLLGRESAGSYSMYLGSAYYVISGLPEKQFEWNSICWTWSTNTGLSQVWLNGKRTVQKRLTASVLTGDLSIILGQEQDSFGGAFDSKQSFEGDITDVHVWDSVLPACQISSYMNGIISTPGNILNWEAVKYGIEGSVFVHESDFSCSS
- the LOC130113417 gene encoding mucosal pentraxin-like isoform X1, whose translation is MMFVDDIVICKSRVQVEESLEKWSIMVKGHQLLLFFILCLCSHAVSEGLSSKQVTFPDGPDAPRVVLHTSVQTISAMTLCQRFFSDLPRYQSLFSLATRQNSNAVLLGRESAGSYSMYLGSAYYVISGLPEKQFEWNSICWTWSTNTGLSQVWLNGKRTVQKRLTASVLTGDLSIILGQEQDSFGGAFDSKQSFEGDITDVHVWDSVLPACQISSYMNGIISTPGNILNWEAVKYGIEGSVFVHESDFSCSS